In the genome of Deltaproteobacteria bacterium, one region contains:
- a CDS encoding NADH-quinone oxidoreductase subunit F (part of NADH-ubiquinone oxidoreductase complex I; shuttles electrons from NADH, via FMN and iron-sulfur (Fe-S) centers, to quinones in the respiratory chain; NuoF is part of the soluble NADH dehydrogenase fragment, which represents the electron input part of NADH dehydrogenase) — MEGILFPKGVPEGRESLQQYRSRGGYEALVKAVKGAPEDVVKIVADSGLRGHGGAGFPAGKKWQFTRDAPEQPRYLVMNGGEDEPGSRKDRILLENVPHLVIEGAVLGAFAIGASKAYLYINAKYEAATQIVKEALAEAKAAGYWGEKICGSNFSCDIELVAAPHNYVAGEDTAVIEVIEGKQPKPRQKPPFPVTVGLFGKPTSVNNVETLANVPRILLKGAAWYRGFGTADCPGTMLFSLNETEEVNKPGIYELPFGTPLRYLIEECGGGMKAGHKIKAIMPASPSSAYLKPDKLDTPLEPNAMRDAGSALGCGVVHIVREGTSIVDELVRVTDFFAVESCGQCPACQMETKSLAMLMKKVQQGQGNAAMLEQFGKLIAFNKGKGFCNLIGMPGPPIESALKLFPEDFQARMAS; from the coding sequence ATGGAAGGGATCCTCTTTCCCAAAGGCGTGCCCGAAGGGCGCGAATCGTTACAGCAGTACCGCAGCCGCGGCGGCTACGAAGCGCTGGTGAAAGCTGTCAAAGGAGCCCCCGAGGATGTCGTCAAGATCGTTGCCGATTCCGGTCTACGCGGCCACGGCGGCGCCGGTTTTCCGGCGGGGAAAAAGTGGCAATTCACTCGCGACGCACCGGAGCAGCCGCGTTATCTGGTGATGAATGGCGGCGAGGACGAGCCCGGCAGCCGCAAAGATCGTATCCTTTTAGAAAACGTTCCCCATCTCGTTATCGAAGGCGCGGTGCTCGGCGCCTTCGCGATTGGCGCATCCAAGGCTTATCTCTACATCAACGCCAAGTACGAAGCGGCGACGCAAATCGTCAAAGAAGCGTTAGCCGAAGCGAAAGCGGCCGGTTATTGGGGCGAGAAAATTTGCGGCAGCAACTTTAGCTGTGACATCGAGTTGGTCGCCGCGCCGCACAACTACGTTGCCGGTGAAGACACCGCAGTCATCGAAGTCATCGAGGGCAAACAACCCAAGCCGCGGCAAAAACCGCCGTTCCCGGTCACCGTTGGTTTGTTCGGCAAGCCGACTTCGGTGAACAACGTCGAGACCCTCGCCAACGTGCCGCGCATTCTCTTGAAAGGCGCTGCGTGGTACCGCGGCTTTGGCACCGCCGACTGCCCCGGCACCATGTTGTTCTCGTTGAACGAAACTGAAGAAGTTAATAAGCCAGGCATCTATGAGCTGCCGTTTGGCACGCCGCTACGATATTTGATCGAAGAATGCGGCGGCGGCATGAAAGCCGGGCACAAGATCAAAGCGATCATGCCGGCGTCGCCGTCGTCGGCCTATCTCAAGCCCGACAAACTCGATACGCCGCTCGAACCCAACGCTATGCGCGACGCCGGCTCGGCGCTCGGCTGCGGCGTCGTGCATATCGTGCGCGAGGGAACTTCGATCGTTGACGAGCTAGTGCGCGTCACAGATTTCTTTGCTGTCGAGTCCTGCGGTCAGTGCCCCGCGTGCCAGATGGAAACCAAAAGCCTCGCCATGCTGATGAAAAAAGTGCAACAGGGCCAAGGCAACGCCGCCATGCTCGAACAGTTCGGCAAGCTGATCGCCTTCAACAAAGGCAAAGGCTTTTGTAATTTGATCGGCATGCCGGGTCCGCCGATCGAGAGCGCGTTGAAACTCTTCCCGGAAGATTTCCAGGCGCGCATGGCTTCCTAA